The genomic interval CCAGAGGTCAATTAATCTACATGAATTGCAGTCTAATAGCGACCTTGAGGTCAACTTATCTACATGAATTGCAGTTCGTTCTCTTAAATGATATATATGCCATGAATATCCTGGTGGTATGGTGGTAATCTCTTGAAAACTTCAATAACgaatatctcatttttttacGCAGAATCAAGTACTCAGCCGCCCCCGACAGGTAAAAGTCCTTTCAACAACTTTCACCAACTCTCATGTCGAATTTGGACATGTTCAAAGAGAATGAGAGTCGTCGGTGAGAGTGGTCCTTTCAACAACTTTCACCAACTCTCATGTCGAATTTGGACATGTTCAAAGAGAATGAGAGTCGTCGGTGAGAGTGGATAAGAGTACGTGAGTGGTGAGAGTGGATAAGAGTACGTGATTGGTGAGAGTGCACGGACAAACGGACATGAGAGTTGGAACCCCCATAGGCTCTCATCCCCGATTGATCGAGGCCTTATCTTCTTTGATGTGGTTAACACTCTGTATCGATTCCATTGCATTCCATAATATTCCGTTGTGATAAAAGTTTCGATGGTTTATTTAAGCGAACATTATcgcttatttttattcaacagTCTGCACATCGTGCCATACGACCCCTAGTAACGCAACTCCCCTCGCGCCTGCGCAGAAATTCATCGCCATCTACGTGCCCGTCCCAGTCCCAGTCCCTGTCCGAGTTCCGGTCCCCATGCACCAACAATCACCCCTACCCATGCCACGCCCTATCCCTCATGCACCCCATCTTGCCACCGGACAAGCTGTCCCACAACAAGCTGTCCCACAATGGGCCTCACCTCCGATAGACACCGTCAGCAGTATCACTACAAGCCCAATACACCACTTAGCCCCACCCCCAGGGGCAATACAGTCCGCCTTGCAGGCTCACCTAACCGGCGGAGCCGGCGTCTTACATCGTTTCGGATTTCCTTTGTATCCTGTTACCATGGGAATGCCTGGACCACTTCCAGTCAACCCTCTCAGCCCAGACACAAACTTTGTACATCCGGTTACCCATCACATGGTACATGGGATGACACAGGGTGACCACGTGGCTGGGACGATGCACGGAGTGCCACTGAGTGATCAGATGGCTGGGGTAGCAGATCCCATGGCGATGTTTCAGGCGGGCTCTCTTCGCCATCCCGGCAGCCTCGATGACTTGACGGCTGCTGTCCTTCACCCTACGGGGATACTGAATGCTGCAAAGTTTGGTCACCATGAAGTAGACCACCCCTGGCCGGGTGGCCACGTCCAGATCTCTCTTCTGGGGGCAGCTTTCCATGACTCTTCTGGCGAGACCGGCAAAACACTCCAAGCACATGATTCGGACGCGTCTCAGTCCCTAGATGTATCTCTTCCAAACAAAGGCTCGCAAGATTCACACGTGCAACCTGGTTTCCATGACAACTCACCCTCGGATCACGTGGTGCCTGTCTTTCATGATGGAGCCCACGTAGAGGATATGTCTGACATTCGCCCCCCTGGAAGTCTAGGATTCCACTCGAATACGAACTCTTCGCACGAGACGTCGCAGAGTTATGgtcttgatgacgtcagcacgGACTCTCAGAGTTATCAGAACTCTGTCATTGGTGACAACGTCTTGCTTTACCCAGCGCAAAAGGTTTCTTCCGATTTTACAGACCATGGGACTACGGGAAGTGAAAAGCACGAAACAAAGGAGCAGACTGGATTTGATGATGACAATTGGAGCGGAAAAAATAATCAAGAAAGGGTTGAAAATGTAGTGTCTCAGAATACTCAAAAATCCGTTTCTTTTTCTGATTCAAACGAAGATGTAGGGAATAACAACACGATGTTTTCAGACCTCCATAGCTTTGATACTCCATACGACCAAGACAGCGCCAGGGATACGGAAAATGATGAGAACACCGGAGCCAATTACGATAAACCAGGAATCATGTTATATCACAGAAAGTCTGCTCGTACCGGTGACAAATCTCGGCACGTAAATCAGGACGATGGAACGACTGGTCATAACAAAAAAGCAACCTACTCAAAGGATGACCAGGAACAATATCAAGAAGGAAAAGTTTTAGATGAAGGAAATGGTTATGTTCCTGATTCCCATGagggtaaagaaaaaaatgagtgGGATAATTATGACGGagacaatgatgatggtgactcTAAAACCATAGAAGCGAACAAAGACATAAGTGTGTATCATCACAGTGAGAGTTTAAATGACGAAGAAGAGCTCCACCCTCCTCAACTTATAAGGAACTCACAATCCACGCTTAGGCACCTAAGGCACGGGAGGGCGCGGCATAGGCTTAAGGTGCCTGCGCACCACAGAGGCAGACATAGGAAGAATGCTACGCCATCGAGTACGGACATGGCTCGTGATGGATACCACAGTGATAATGAATATGGGGATTTAGATGGTGAAGATGAACGGCCTCAAAGAAGACATCGCCATTCTTACTCTAAATCCAATGGTGAGTTACTATATGAGGTACATACAAATACGCGGGTCCCAAAACTTTCTTCCACACCCCTAATGCCAACCTGTTCGAAGAGGTAAGCCAGTTATATCACCTTTCTCCATTTCACCTTTCCCCATTTCACCTTACCCCATTTCACCTTACTCCATTATACACCTTAACCCATTTCACCTTACACCATTTCACCTTACTCCATGTCACTTTACCCCATTTCACCTCACCCCATTTAACTTTACCCCATTTAACTTTACCCCATTTCGCCTTACCCCATTTCGCCTTACCCCATTTCACTTTACTCCATTTCACCTTACCCCATTTCACTTTACCCCATTTAACTTTACCCCATTTCACCTTACCCCATTTCATCTTTCCCCATTTCACCTTACCCCATTTCACTTTACTCCATTTCACCTTACCCCATTTTACCTTTCCCCATTTCACCTTACCCCATTTCACCTACCCCATTTCACCTTACCCCATTTCACCTACCCCATTTCACCTTACCCTATTTCACCTTACTCCATTTCAACTTACCCCATTTCACCTTACCCCATTTCACCTTTCCCCATTTCACCTTACCCCATTTCACCTTACCCCATTTTACTTTACCCCATTTAACTTTACCCCATTTCGCCTTACCCCATTTCACCTTACTCCATATCACCTTACCCCATTTCACCTTACCCCATTTCACCTACCCCATTTCACCTTACCCTATTTCACCTTACTCCATTTCACCTTACCCCATTTCACCTTACCCCATTTCACCTTACTCCATTTTACCTTACCCCATTTCACCTTACTCCATTTCACCTTACCCTATTTCACCTTACCCCATTTCACCTACCCCATTTCACCTTACCCTATTTCACCTTACTCCATTTCACCTTACTCCATTATACACCTTAACCCATTTCACCTTACACCATTTCACCTTACCCCATGTCACTTTACCCCATTTCACCTCACCCCATTTAACTTTACCCCATTTAACTTTACCCCATTTCGCCTTACCCCATTTCGCCTTACCCCATTTCACTTTACTCCATTTCACCTTACCCCATTTCACTTTACCCCATTTAACTTTACCCCATTTAACTTTACCCCATTTCACCTTACCCCATTTCATCTTTCCCCATTTCACCTTACCCCATTTCACTTTACTCCATTTCACCTTACCCCATTTTACCTTTCCCCATTTCACCTTACCCCATTTCACCTACCCCATTTCACCTTACCCCATTTCACCTACCCCATTTCACCTTACCCTATTTCACCTTACTCCATTTCAACTTACCCCATTTCACCTTACCCCATTTCACCTTTCCCCATTTCACCTTACCCCATTTCACCTTACCCCATTTTACCTTACCCCATTTAACTTTACCCCATTTCGCCTTACCCCATTTCACCTTACTCCATATCACCTTACCCCATTTCACCTTACCCCATTTCACCTACCCCATTTCACCTTACCCTATTTCACCGTACTCCATTTCACCTTACCCCATTTCACCTTACCCCATTTCACCTTACTCCATTTCACCTTACCCCATTTCACCTTACTCCATTTCACCTTACCCTATTTCACCTTACCCCATTTCACCTACCCCATTTCACCTTACCCTATTTCACCTTACTCCATTTCACCTTACCCCATTTCACCTTACCCCATTTCACCATCCTCCATTTTACCTTACCCCATTTCACCTTACCCCATTTCACCTTACGCCATTTCACCTTACGCCATTTCACCTTTCCCCATTTCACCGTACCCCATTTTACCTTACTCCATTTCACCTTACCCCATTTCACCTTACTCCATATCACCTTACTCCATTTCACCTTACCCCATTTCACCTTACTCCATATCACCTACCCCATTTCACCTTACCCTATTTCACCTTACTCCATTTCACCTTACCCCATTTCACCTTACTCCATTTCACCTTACCCCATTTCACCTTACCCCATTTCACCTACCCCATTTCACCTCACCCTATTTCACCTTACCCCATTTCACCTTACCCCATTTCACCTTACCCCATTTCACCTTACCCAATTTTATCTTACCTCATTTTATCCTAACCGATTTCATCTTActccattttatttttaccccACGTTAACCCAGTTTTGTACTGTAGTTGGAGGCTGCTATGATGTTGATCCGGCATGTCCTACATTCCTCCAGTCCGGTTGGGATTGTACCGGCTCCTCTTACGGCTACAGTAACCAATTTCTTCGTGAAAACTGTAGGAAATCATGCGGACTCTGTGGCAGGTAGGCTTGCTATTTTGATACCAAAGCTTCTCGAGTCATGCCATTTTTAAATGGCATGACTCGAGTATTAAAATACTAAAGATTTTCGATAGATGGCATTGGCCATAAGTACTATATTTTAGTATTAATAAAAACTTAATTCAGGGAAACAGGTATTATTTTCTAATATCATTAACCTGTGTTCCCTTTTAATTTAGGGACGACAGTGATGTGGTCTCAAGCCACACAAGCCATGATGGCACTATCGGTGGTTGGGCGGACAAAACAATCAACGGACAAACCACTCTCAAATACGTTTTACAGGAGTGGAAAAGAAAGAGGAACAAGCTCCCTAAACCTAAAAATGTTCGATACACGACATGATGCTGCTGCCAAACAATTacactaaaaaaacaacaacaattatcTTGCCTTACCCTGGTCCTACCATAGACAGTAATATACTTTTCTAAGGTTGACCCCTGAATCAACCATTGGTAACataacctttaaaagaaaaagtcgacaacaacgcagatttatgtttttacaAAGATAtctcggcaggccaatacctacCAGGTTATAAATGACCTGGCGCCTTGGTAACGGCCTTCGGTAACGGCCTTGGTAACGACCCCTGGATCAACCATTGGTAACAAGACAACCTGCTGCTCTCGCAAGACACGCGAGAGACACGTGGGAAGGCGCTGACACATTACATGCGCGTCGCGTGAACATCAACGCAAGAATGAAGTAGCCGCCAAGCATTGTATCTTTAAATGCTGCATTTTAATAAATATCATTGATTTTGAGCTGTCTTTTgtacctccccctccccctccccccccccccccccccccccccccccccccactcctaGGGTCACTGACACTATATACTACCGTACTACCATACTACCACTGTACGGTCAATTTTACGAAACAAAAACATGTGAGGTCCGCTCGGAATTAGATTTCTACCTTGGACTCCGTCCTAAACATTGTTTGAATCGGGATTCTTCAACACGAAACGGGAACATAAACACAATACTAAActacgttttttttcttttcagcaagttatttttatacttttcttttttttatatatataaaaatgatTACCGTAAGATCAACAGATCAATAGGCACAAATACAGAGCTTTGGCGACCTGTGCAAACACCAAACCAAAAATGGGATTTGTTGCTCTACCACGGGCTGTATCcccaagagaaaaaaacgcgCCGCTGGGGGGTCGAGGTGGTCgagttactcatttaccaAGTGCAAGTGGCGGCGGTTACACACCCGGCGCGTCGTTTGAAAGGTCGCAAGCGCGTAGAAAAAGAGTTCGCTGCAGGAGCGAACCCAAGGCATATGCATCCAGTCAAAGTAGGAATACAGGCTTATTCAACACTtacaagacattagacttcatttcggagtcaaattatcctatagcccgtgttTCACGTATCCGCTTGCGTGGCGATAAAaagtaatatattttttttccgttcTGAATACATTGAGTCCCGTTAATCCGAACTTTGTGTGAATACAAATCCGCGAGATATTTAGGACTACGCAGTAAATTCAACGAGAAACATATAGGAATTGCTTGAATGATTGTGTCTTCAAAACCGATCTCTAAAAGTTCCCTCTCCATCCCTCCCCACCAGTGTTTGTCCTTGTACCCCCTCCCTACCCTCCCCATGTCGAACCAGTAATTACAGCGTGTGGTCCTGGAATTTTTAGCAGTCAAGTTAACAGAACATTGACAAACTCTGTATAAACTTGCAAAATTCGCCTCCAAGCTCGTCTTAAATACACTCTCCTTGGTAGTGTCGGGTATGGCATTCCTCTGTCCCATGCGAATACCAAGACGGCGAAGGAAAAGTAGGTTTTCGTGTGAGTTAGACCGTTTATGTCGGATTTGTTTACATGCTGTGCTGAGCGCGTGTCAACTTTACTTTGACAGGGAAAGGTGCCGACGAGAAAAATACTCTACAAAATGGAGCCCCTAAAAACCGAATTACCGGCAGCAGCAGCCTCGACTCATTGGTTGGTATTGTCAAACAGGAAGACGAGGATTATTTTGCTGATGACCCAAAGAAAATGGTCGTTACGCACGATTTTATTCCTTGCGTCGATGACGAACTCGCCGTCAAGCGCGGCGAACGAGTTTTAATGCTTTACCGTCAGAACAACTGGTATTACATCAAGAACAGTCGAAACAGTGAGGGATTTATTCCGTTTACCAATTGCATTGCCGAGGATGAGTACGAAAAGCGGCAAAACAAGCTCAGCCGGCAAAACATCATCCGCAACACATCATTCCTTGATTCTATGGATAGCTCTATTTATCCCGGCCAAAAAGTGTCTGTATTTATGAAGAAAAACTTTGGCGAATTTGTCGCACTATGGGACTTCAATGCTACTGCAGAGGATGACATTACTGCAAGCAAGGGGGACGTAGTTACTGTGTTAAACAAAGACGATCCTGACTGGTACTGGGTGGTGAAGAGAAGCGGGGACGAGGGGTTCATTCCCAAAGAATTCATTATCCCAGCGGACCAGCTAAGCGTGAAGTGTAAGTAAAATTATCCTTCCAATAGAGGTATTTTCAGCTCATTTCTTCTATATGATATAAGTATATCGAAGTCATGACGAGTATAAACGGCTAGAATCAGCAAAGACTTACTGTAAAGTATGGGGCTTCTTATCGAGGAGCAATTATTATAGAGTTTGTGGTTTGAGCTATAACGCTATTCAGATCACTATCTAGCAACTTGATAATTTTAACCGCAAACTGTGTAGTCATTAGCAAAGTCCCTCATGCATACACTCGAGGATTACATAGTTGTCAAAATTAAATGCATGACACTCCAGCTTTGGTTTACAAGTGTGTCGGaagctggggccgaaatctgaACCGAATGTCGTTTAGAATGTGTACAATTTGACTTTTTTATATGAAGTGGTCTACCAAGTTGCTAGAGTTATTGGTTTTTAAATGCTTTTGAGGAGTGGGTGGTTATGAATGTTTAATTATGTTTTGTGTTATGGAATCTATTTAGGAGGTGTTATAAAACTAATTTAGATTTCAGTTTGAGAAGTACTTTGATGGAGCCCGTAACAATTTCATCGCCACTTCTTACGAATGTATCAACTCTCGGCTAAACCTGCGGAAAAGTGCCCAATCATATTTTGTCTGCCAAATCGATTATTTTATTCTTCGCAAACTTTGTTTAGTTGGTGCGAACAGCACTGGTTTCCAATAAGATATGATCAACTCGTATTTATAATAAGACCTGCTATTGATAAAATGTATAATACAAATAGCTTTAGTTTTCTTGGCACAATGCTAGATATCTGTGTAGCTCATCCAATTATGTAAAGCTGTCATAAGAAGATATGTCCTTTGACAGGACTAATTTTTTTCTCAAGAATTCAATGAATGCAAACCGCCTGTATTGGCTTGTCTTGAATTttctcaaacattttttttccaccCAACTTGTTTAAAATAGAGGCAACAATAAGAATAAGCAGtgataaaataaatgaatttttCAGACTTCCAAGATTCccaaaaattgtattttttttattgatttttgtcattttgtcaACAGGTGCCTCTCATTCCAGTAATAGCAGTACTACAACAAGCAGCCAAGACTCACCACACACACCACACCTTACCACGTCAGTACCTTATGCTCAGATGGACAACCACACATCTAAAAACAACCTGTCATCTAAAGTGAATCCCCTAGCAACTAGAAAAGATGCCTTGACAACAAAGTCAAATGCATCTGTGTCCTATATTGAAAGCTTTGGAGTGGTAGAGACTCCTGGTAGCATAAATGCCTTAGCAACCACTATTGGCATGGCGACACCCATAGATTCCATGACGAAACAGATGGACAGCATGAGTATCGACACAGTTAAGTATACCCCCCTAGCTCCCCTGGCATGCCAACCTGCCACAGCCTCCAGGCTGAATAGCGCAGGCCGGTCACGACGTAACAGTAATGACCTCATGATATATGGCCAAGACTTAGTGTGCACAGATACCTATACAGCACAGCAAGACAATGAACTGACAGTGTTCAAAGGAGACTGGGTTTATGCGGACATGCAGCAAAGGGATGCGCGAGGGTGGATATGGGCTTATTCACCTGCTTCACATAAGCAGGGCTACGTGCCGAGGGCATGCCTCAGACCCCCTGCTACCACACCTCTTTAAATAACCTATAGAACTCTGTGCGCTGAGATAGGTGGATACCACACACTTCTTTTAAGTTATTCAAATATGTTGGAATGGGCATACATCAAGAAAGTCAAACGAAACATACCATACGGTTTtctggtgtgtgtgtgtgtgtgatttTTGCTCATAAGAATTTATAGAACAGATGGATGAAAAGCAATCAGCATATATTGATCAATGATTTGCATAAGCAA from Nematostella vectensis chromosome 14, jaNemVect1.1, whole genome shotgun sequence carries:
- the LOC125559841 gene encoding uncharacterized protein LOC125559841 — encoded protein: MTNMDFRDLLDVVKTTYYQFQIAEGMTRVAVAVFGASTKVIFGFDEFSQVKGMDNALSGVTRPGGDAMVGSALRDAKKQIFNKARDGVPKRLIHMLCGRTKDDVIKPAAELRSADVTIVAAGACASVNKRDLCIIGSPPPCENAVMIKTTHPPKAPACEFADKILSDVPPKPTTPPTTAAPTTSSPRPSPSESSTQPPPTVCTSCHTTPSNATPLAPAQKFIAIYVPVPVPVPVRVPVPMHQQSPLPMPRPIPHAPHLATGQAVPQQAVPQWASPPIDTVSSITTSPIHHLAPPPGAIQSALQAHLTGGAGVLHRFGFPLYPVTMGMPGPLPVNPLSPDTNFVHPVTHHMVHGMTQGDHVAGTMHGVPLSDQMAGVADPMAMFQAGSLRHPGSLDDLTAAVLHPTGILNAAKFGHHEVDHPWPGGHVQISLLGAAFHDSSGETGKTLQAHDSDASQSLDVSLPNKGSQDSHVQPGFHDNSPSDHVVPVFHDGAHVEDMSDIRPPGSLGFHSNTNSSHETSQSYGLDDVSTDSQSYQNSVIGDNVLLYPAQKVSSDFTDHGTTGSEKHETKEQTGFDDDNWSGKNNQERVENVVSQNTQKSVSFSDSNEDVGNNNTMFSDLHSFDTPYDQDSARDTENDENTGANYDKPGIMLYHRKSARTGDKSRHVNQDDGTTGHNKKATYSKDDQEQYQEGKVLDEGNGYVPDSHEGKEKNEWDNYDGDNDDGDSKTIEANKDISVYHHSESLNDEEELHPPQLIRNSQSTLRHLRHGRARHRLKVPAHHRGRHRKNATPSSTDMARDGYHSDNEYGDLDGEDERPQRRHRHSYSKSNVGGCYDVDPACPTFLQSGWDCTGSSYGYSNQFLRENCRKSCGLCGRDDSDVVSSHTSHDGTIGGWADKTINGQTTLKYVLQEWKRKRNKLPKPKNVRYTT
- the LOC125556750 gene encoding SH3 domain-containing protein Dlish-like, whose translation is MAFLCPMRIPRRRRKRKGADEKNTLQNGAPKNRITGSSSLDSLVGIVKQEDEDYFADDPKKMVVTHDFIPCVDDELAVKRGERVLMLYRQNNWYYIKNSRNSEGFIPFTNCIAEDEYEKRQNKLSRQNIIRNTSFLDSMDSSIYPGQKVSVFMKKNFGEFVALWDFNATAEDDITASKGDVVTVLNKDDPDWYWVVKRSGDEGFIPKEFIIPADQLSVKCASHSSNSSTTTSSQDSPHTPHLTTSVPYAQMDNHTSKNNLSSKVNPLATRKDALTTKSNASVSYIESFGVVETPGSINALATTIGMATPIDSMTKQMDSMSIDTVKYTPLAPLACQPATASRLNSAGRSRRNSNDLMIYGQDLVCTDTYTAQQDNELTVFKGDWVYADMQQRDARGWIWAYSPASHKQGYVPRACLRPPATTPL